The Candidatus Neomarinimicrobiota bacterium genome contains the following window.
TATTGCCAGCATTCAGATCAGTATACGAAGACATTAAGTATGACTACAAAGGAATAGTACGTAGCAAGGTTGAACGTCCATACAACTCTAGTACCGAACAACCTATGACAAAGGAAGATTTAAGAAATTACCTTATCACTCACAAGTTGGTTTAGAAACATTAAGGGGTGGATTTATGCGCGTACTTATATTGGGAGTGGACGGTTACTTGGGGTGGCCAACAGCAATGGCCTTTTCCAAATTGGGGCACGAAGTCTATGGTGTAGATAACTATCTGCGGCGAAATCTTTGCCGCGAGGAAAATGCGGAACCGTTGTTTCCGGTACCAAACCTTCACGAACGGGTTGAATTATGGAAGATATTAACTGGTAAAAATATTAAAATTCGCATAGGGGACTTGCGAGACTGGAACGTTATAAGTGAGGTTTTTCAGGAGTTTCAACCCGAGGCCGTAGTACACTATGCCGAACAGCCCTCCGCGCCCTATTCCATGCTGAGACGGGAAGCAGCGATGTTGACTCTGCAAAACAATTTGACCGTAACAGCCAACCTTATTTACGCCGTAAAAAAAAATTGTCCGGATTGCCATATCATAAAGCTCGGGACGATGGGGGAATATGGTACGCCTAATATTGACATCGAGGAAGGCTGGCTGGAAATAGAACATAACGGCCGGCGTGATATATTTTTGTTCCCGCGCCAGGCAAGTTCTCTTTATCATACTACTAAGATAATGGATACCGACCTGTTGTGGTTTTATGTCCGCACCTGGGGATTACGGGTAACAGACCTAATGCAGGGCCCTGTCTATGGTCTGTACACGGATGAATGTAAGGATGACGAACGGCTATGGCCTTTCTTTAATTATGATGAGATCTTTGGAACGGTTCTTAATCGCTTTGTAGTGCAGGCTGTGGCTGGATACCCCCTCACTGTTTATGGAAAAGGCGGCCAAACACGGGGGTACATCAATATCAAAGACACTATCAACTGTGTCCGCTTGTCGATGGAGAATCCTCCTAAAAAAGGAGAGCTACGAATTTTTAATCAGTTTACTGAGACCTTTACTGTCAACGAGCTTGCGGAGAAAGTTAAGAGAGTGGGCAATGAAATGGGTTTAAATGTGCGTATAAGGCATATTGAAAACCCTCGTAAGGAAGCAGAGGAGCATTATTATAATCCTAAGCATACTGGATTACTTGAATTAGGATTGCAGCCCCATTATCTGACTGATGAGGTAATTCACGATATGCTAGAAGCGGTTATGGAACACGAGACTCGGATTAATAACTCAAGTATTCTAAGAAACGTACGTTGGGCTTAGATTCACGTTATAAGGGTTATTGATAAGGTAAAGCAAATCCAGCGGAATGGTTTTGTTTTATATCACCTTAATATGACTTTGGTGTGGTGCATATATCCGTAAAATATGTTCGAGTTACGATGGGAAAAGGAGAATTTAACCGAAATTGCGGAATGTAATTAGTTATGGATAAGAATTTTACTTTTGAATTAGTTGCAAGGTTTGTTGTATTGGGAACAACTACCTTAGTCAGTTTTATTTTAATACCCCTTTTGTCCAAGAACTTAGGTGCTCAAGGGTATGGAGTTTGGACTCAGATTAGTATTACAAGTAGCTTGATTGCTCCTTTCATAACATTAAAGACAGAAATTGCTACTATTAGATTTGCGAACCGGTATGATCACGCGAGGATGAACTGGATCTATATAATACTATCCTTGGGCGTGATATTAAATTGCTTGCTTTTAATTGGTATTTCTCTTTTATTTCTAGATGATATCTGTGGATTTTTGTTTGGGCTGGAAAGCAAGACGAATTCCCTAGGCATGTTTATTCTCTTTTGGGGTTTTATTATCTCAACTGTAACTAGCCGTTTTTGGGAACACATCCTGAGAGCAAAAGATAAAAACTTGCACCTTAGCTTGTTACAGACTATACGTGCTTTATTACTTCTGTTATGTAGTTTGTGCTACATTACTATTAAAAATACCTTTATGCTCGAAGTATTTTTAACTATTAGTATAATACTAAATGTTATAGTTATTATTATTATTTTAACAACAGAACTTACAAAAGGGATTTACAAGTTATCCTGGAACGATTCTCTTCAAGAAATTTTTAAACTGGTAAAATATAGCTTTCCTTTAGTTCCATATGCCTTTCTTGTATGGGTTAGCGATGTTTCAGATAGATATATTATTAATTACTACCTGGGTTTATCCAGTGTTGGGAGTTATGGATTAAATTATAACATTTGTAAATATCTTTCTTTGGCTATCGGTCCAATTACTTTTGTAGTTTTTCCTAGTGTTTCAAAGTTATGGGATCAAGGGGATTACTCCCGTGTTAGATATTATTTAGATGTATCTCTGAAGCTTTTTACGATTATGACTTTGCCATTTCTAATGATTTTCTTTGTTTTCTACGATGAGCTAATTACGCTACTTGCCAAACAAGAGTTTGTGGTTTCTTTGTGGACAGTTGCCTTTTTAATGTTAGGAACGTATGTATTTAATTTAAGCCAAATTATCAGGATTGGCCCACATCTTATTGAAAAAACTAAAATACTGTCTTATGGCGCAGTTATTAGTGCTTTCCTAAATCTGGTATTGAATTTTGCTTTGGTTCCCCAGTTTGGCTTAGGGGGTGCCGCGTTCTCTACCCTGATATGTTATAGCTTATTTACTATTGTTATTCTATACATTAATATAAAAAACAATTTGTTTTTTATAATAGATGTAGAATTTTATACCAAGTTTTTCTTTATTTGCTTTGTTTTCTTTTTTATTTCTAAATTTATTGATTTACATCTTGAACTGGGCTTGTTTCTAAAGCTAGGTTTAGCATTTGGTGTTTTTATTTTAACTTGTTATGTTTTTAGGCTTCTACCTAAAGATACTATTAAAGCGGTTAGAGCTATCTATAGGGGAAGGGGTTGATTTGTTGAATTTTCTAAAAAAGATTGCAGTAAAAGTAGTGTTGTCTTTGTACTTAAAATTTGAAAAAAGTATATGGCGTATTGTAGCAGAAAGTTACAAAACACGCCTTGGTAAATGTGGAAAGAATGTCAAATTTAATGGTAAAATATTTATCAGTCGTCCTGAATTATTAGAAATAGAAGATAACGTTCATATAGGTCATAACGCAAGTATTTTATCGGGAGGTAAAGTTTATATTGGAGCCAATACTCATATCGGACCTAATTTGGTTATTTAAAGTGTAAATCATAATTATAACGGTACTAGGCTTCCATATGATGAAGAGAAAATATATAAACCTGTATATATTGGGAAAAATGTTTGGATTGGGATGAATGTAATTATTGCTCCGGGGAGCATTATTAAAGACGGTGCGATTGTAGGGATGGGAACGGTAGTTTCGGGGGAGGTGCCTCGTTTGGCTATAATTGGTGCTCAAAAATTTAGAATTCTAAAATATCGAGACAATACCATTATGAATATTTAATCCGAAAAATCTAAAAAGCAGTTAAAATCTAAGAAAGTATTAATCCTAACTCTTAACCATTACCCTCACTTTAAAAAAGAAGGTGTAAAATGGCAATAGGATGCCCGGGCCGCATTAAGAGGCTTGTTTTAATTACAATTATTACAAGTATGTCATTAAGAAACCCGTTGGTTTAAGCCGTCTTCCCCTCAGGAAGAGTAACAATATAACCTTTCTTTGTAAGGAGTTTGATCGCAGCATCTTCAGGACTTTTTACTTGTTTCTTTTTAAAATAATCTTCGCCAAGCTCATTGTAGGGCGTTTTATTTTTCAACATGTAATAAACAATAATAAGAATTTCGTGGGCAGTGGCAACAGCAGCTTTTTTCTTACCATGTTTTCTGGTGATGCGCCAAAACAAGGCGTTTAACCGGGTTCCTCGTTTTTTTGACGCCGCCCAAGCGCATTGATTTAATGCACTTTTTAATGCTGCATTTCCATAAGTCGTTTTGCTATGTTTCTTTTTACCGGCACTTTCATTATTGCCCGGACTAACACCTGCCCATGACGAAATGTGTTTCTCTGATGGAAATACATCCATATTGGTGCCCAATTCCGAGATGATAACAGCGGCAGTATTATCTTTGATTAACGACAACGATTTTAATAATTCAACTTCTTCCTGATAAGGAGCTAATGCTTGAGCAATACGACTTTCTAATTCAGCAAGTAGTTGTTCTAAAGCCTCGATATGCTTCCAGCAAAAGCCAATCATTTCACGATGATGTTGCCGCAGACGGCCATTAAGTGCATCTTGTAATTCAGGAATTTTGTTGCATAATTTTCCTTTAACCAATTTTTTTAAATCTTCTACTTCTATCTTTTCGCCATTAATAATGGCCTGCAGCAAGTTTCGGCCCGAAACTCCAAAAATGTCTGACATATATGTCGTCAATTTAATGTTGGCATCTTGCAGGAATTTATGAATTCGGTTCTTTTCAGCGGTGATATCAGCAATTAATTTTTTCCTGTAACGGGTCATATCCCGCAAATCGCGAATAGGCTCAGGAGGTACAAAGCTGCTTTCTATCAAACCATTGCGCAGCAACTTTGCTATCCATTCCGCATCTTTGATGTCTGTTTTACGCCCGGGAACATTTTTAATCGTACGGGCATTCGCTAAGAGAAGGGTAAATGAACCTTCCAATACATTCCAAACAGGTTTCCAGTAAACAGAGGTGCTTTCCATTGCTACATGGGTTACATTATGCTCTGATAAAAAATCTGACAGTTTTAACAAGCCGGATGTTGTTGTTGAAAACGTTTCGATTACTTTTTTAGGACGCCGGTCAAGAGGGCCAAACAGCACACACGCTACAACGGTTTCTTGGTGTACATCTAATCCGGCACAGCTTTCGTACAGCGCATCACTTTCTGTTTCCATTATCCTGGTTTGTTTCGACGACTTACGCTTGCGCTTTTTGCTCTCTGGCATGAAAAATCCCCTCAATTCATTAAAATTTAGCAGTGGTACAGCAACCGAAATAAGTGAAATTTTAATCCGCGTGCTCAAGACACAATCAGTTGTACTTCCAGGTTGCTGCAGTCAGTTTAGATAACAGGGTCAAGCCACCAATAATATCCCGACTTATACGCACACTGCTAACTCTTATTATAAAATATACCAGGATTTTTCATGCTCGGTTGTGAATTACAAGTTCATGGAAGTTTAGATAAACATAAACAATATGGGGCTGAAGATGGAAAACCTTATAAGGAGCCATTTGCAAAATTAGTTTAAACTTAATGGCAACATAATCAATTACACTTAAATTTCCATTTTTTAAGGGATGCTACTATTAAAGATTGAAGATTATGGATTCACTGCATGTAATGCCCAAAAAGAAGGACAGACTACCCCTTCATGTTACGGCTTTCAAAAATTTTACCTGTTAAGCAGCTTCCTGCTTAGCTTTACAGGCAAGCATAGCAGCCGTTCCGGCCAGATAAGCCAACATACACAGGTTGACGTGAAGAATGACCTTGGATAATCCTCTAACAGTTACCTGACCTAAATTCAGTTTATTTTTAAGGACATTAAGCAGACGCTCTATATGCCACCGCAACTTATACA
Protein-coding sequences here:
- a CDS encoding NAD-dependent epimerase/dehydratase family protein, which codes for MRVLILGVDGYLGWPTAMAFSKLGHEVYGVDNYLRRNLCREENAEPLFPVPNLHERVELWKILTGKNIKIRIGDLRDWNVISEVFQEFQPEAVVHYAEQPSAPYSMLRREAAMLTLQNNLTVTANLIYAVKKNCPDCHIIKLGTMGEYGTPNIDIEEGWLEIEHNGRRDIFLFPRQASSLYHTTKIMDTDLLWFYVRTWGLRVTDLMQGPVYGLYTDECKDDERLWPFFNYDEIFGTVLNRFVVQAVAGYPLTVYGKGGQTRGYINIKDTINCVRLSMENPPKKGELRIFNQFTETFTVNELAEKVKRVGNEMGLNVRIRHIENPRKEAEEHYYNPKHTGLLELGLQPHYLTDEVIHDMLEAVMEHETRINNSSILRNVRWA
- a CDS encoding oligosaccharide flippase family protein; translation: MDKNFTFELVARFVVLGTTTLVSFILIPLLSKNLGAQGYGVWTQISITSSLIAPFITLKTEIATIRFANRYDHARMNWIYIILSLGVILNCLLLIGISLLFLDDICGFLFGLESKTNSLGMFILFWGFIISTVTSRFWEHILRAKDKNLHLSLLQTIRALLLLLCSLCYITIKNTFMLEVFLTISIILNVIVIIIILTTELTKGIYKLSWNDSLQEIFKLVKYSFPLVPYAFLVWVSDVSDRYIINYYLGLSSVGSYGLNYNICKYLSLAIGPITFVVFPSVSKLWDQGDYSRVRYYLDVSLKLFTIMTLPFLMIFFVFYDELITLLAKQEFVVSLWTVAFLMLGTYVFNLSQIIRIGPHLIEKTKILSYGAVISAFLNLVLNFALVPQFGLGGAAFSTLICYSLFTIVILYINIKNNLFFIIDVEFYTKFFFICFVFFFISKFIDLHLELGLFLKLGLAFGVFILTCYVFRLLPKDTIKAVRAIYRGRG
- a CDS encoding IS110 family transposase, which encodes METESDALYESCAGLDVHQETVVACVLFGPLDRRPKKVIETFSTTTSGLLKLSDFLSEHNVTHVAMESTSVYWKPVWNVLEGSFTLLLANARTIKNVPGRKTDIKDAEWIAKLLRNGLIESSFVPPEPIRDLRDMTRYRKKLIADITAEKNRIHKFLQDANIKLTTYMSDIFGVSGRNLLQAIINGEKIEVEDLKKLVKGKLCNKIPELQDALNGRLRQHHREMIGFCWKHIEALEQLLAELESRIAQALAPYQEEVELLKSLSLIKDNTAAVIISELGTNMDVFPSEKHISSWAGVSPGNNESAGKKKHSKTTYGNAALKSALNQCAWAASKKRGTRLNALFWRITRKHGKKKAAVATAHEILIIVYYMLKNKTPYNELGEDYFKKKQVKSPEDAAIKLLTKKGYIVTLPEGKTA